AATTTCACGGCCATCAACATTAATAACAGCAATAACTTCTACAGCTGTTCCGGTTAAGAACACCTCATCCGCAACATAAACATCGTGACGAGTGAATGGGGATTCTCGAACCTCGTAACCTTTTGCTCTTGCCACATCAATGATTGCGTTTCGGGTAATTCCTTCTAACGCTCCTAGGTAAACAGGAGGGGTAAAGATTACACCATTTTTTACAATGAAGATATTGTCAGCAGAGCCTTCTGTTACATAACCTTGATCATTGAGCATTAAAGCTTCTTCTACACCAGCCTGATTGGCTTCTAATTTAACAAGAATATTATTTAAATAATTTAATGATTTAATTTGTGGACTTAAGACATCCGGACGATTTCTTCTGCTTGGCACAGAGGCAATTTTGATTCCTCGATCGTAATATTCTTGAGGAAACATTTTCAATTCCTCTGCGATGATAATTACGCTGGGCTTTGCGCAGGAGGAAGGGTCAAGGCCGAGATTTCCTTTACCTCGTGAAACTACAACACGAATATAGGCGCTGTCTAATTCATTTTTTCTGATTGTATCCACAATTAATTGTGTTATTTCTTCCTGTGTATAAGGAATTTTCAGCATAATGGATTGTGCTGATTCGAACAGTCTTTTTAGGTGGGCATCGAGTCTAAAGACGTTTCCGCTGTAAACACGAATGCCTTCAAATACTCCATCTCCATATAAAAACCCATGGTCAAAAACTGAAACTACAGCATCCTCTTTCTTGACGAATTTTCCGTCAAGGAATATCCATTGACTTCCCAACCTAACCA
This Neobacillus sp. YX16 DNA region includes the following protein-coding sequences:
- the ilvE gene encoding branched-chain-amino-acid transaminase — its product is MGSQWIFLDGKFVKKEDAVVSVFDHGFLYGDGVFEGIRVYSGNVFRLDAHLKRLFESAQSIMLKIPYTQEEITQLIVDTIRKNELDSAYIRVVVSRGKGNLGLDPSSCAKPSVIIIAEELKMFPQEYYDRGIKIASVPSRRNRPDVLSPQIKSLNYLNNILVKLEANQAGVEEALMLNDQGYVTEGSADNIFIVKNGVIFTPPVYLGALEGITRNAIIDVARAKGYEVRESPFTRHDVYVADEVFLTGTAVEVIAVINVDGREIHGGKPGIVTNDLLEEFRKIVTTDGVACYPESTNHAIVS